The region CTACGCCTCCGGCGACCGCTTCCACGCCTTCGACACGCCCGTCGGCCGGATCGGCATGATGATCTGCTACGACAAGGCGTTCCCGGAGTCCGCGCGGGCGCTGGCGCTGGACGGCGCCGAGATCGGCGTCTGTGTCTCGGCCTGGCCCGGCTCCCGGACGAACGCCGCGACCGAACTCGCCGACGACCGCTGGAAGCGTCGCTTCGATCTCTTCGACCGGGCCCGCGCCCTGGAGAACCAGATCGTGTGGATCTCCGCCAACCAGGCGGGTACCTTCGGGTCGCTACGCTTCGTCGGCAGCGCCAAGGTCGTCGACCCGGGTGGCGAGATCCTCGCCGACACCGGAGTCGAAGCGGGTCTGGCGATCGCCGAACTCGACGTCACCCAGGCCCTGGAGACCGCCCGCCGCTCCATGGGGCACCTGCGTGACCGGCGCCCGGACACCTACACGTACGCAGGAGCAGTCAGCACATGAGCAGCGACCGATGAGCGCAGTCCGGATCGCGGCCGCCGCCGCCCACTTCGGCCGCGACCTGGAGTTCGACCTCGCCCGCATCGCCAAGATCATCGACGACGCCCGGGGCTCGGGCGCCGGACTGCTCGTCCTGCCCGACGCCGCGCTCGGCGGCTACCTCGCCGACCTGCGCCACCCCGACCCCGAGGCGCTGCCCCCGGCCCTCAAGCCGGACGACCCGCTGATCCTCCAGGTCGCCCGCCTCGCCGCCGAGATGGTGGTCTGCGTCGGCTACTGCGAGGACGGCGGCGACGAGCGCTACAACGCCGCCGTCTGCGTCAGCGGCGACGGCGTCCTCGGCCGCCACCGCAAGGTCCACCTGCCGGCCGGAGAGGTCGCCGCCTACGCGCCCGGCGACCGCTTCGACGCCTTCGACACCCCGGTCGGCCGAATCGGCATGCTCATCGACTACGACAAGACGTTCCCGGAGTCCGCGCGCTCCCTCGCCCTGGACGGCGCCGAGATCCTCGCGTGCCTGTCCGCCTGGCCCACCAGCATCACCAACCGCGCCCCGCGCATGGCCCAGGACCGCCAGGCCAAACTCTTCGACCTCTACGACCAGGCACGTGCCGCCGAGAACCAGGTCGTCCTCGCCTCCTCCAACCAGACCGGCGCCATGGGCGGCATGCGCTTCCTCGGCCAGTCCAAGGTCGTCGGCCCCGGCGGCGACATCCTCGCCCGCACCTGGGCCAAGGCGGGCCTGGCCGTCGCCGAGATCGACATCGCCGCCGAGATCGACCGCGCCCGCCGCGTGCTGCGCCACCTCGACGAACGCCGCCCCGCCGCGTACCGATAGACCGGGGAGCCCCTCGTGAAGATCGCCCTGCTCAGCTACTCCACCAGGCCGCGCGGCGGTGTCGTGCACACCCTCGCCCTCGCCGAGGCGCTCGCCGCGGCCGGCGAGGACGTCACCGTCTGGTCGCTCGGCCGGGGCGGCGACCGCGGCTTCTTCCGCGAGGTCGACGACGAGGTGCGCGTACGGATCGTCCCGTTCCCCGACGGCCCGCGGGAGGAGACCGTCGGCGCGCGCATCCTCCGCTCCATCGCCACCCTCCGCGCCGCCTTCGCCCCGTGCGCGGCGGCGTACGACATCGTCCACGCCCAGGACTGCATCAGCGCCAACGCGGCGGGCCCCTGCGTCCGCACCGTCCACCACCTCGACCACTTCACCACCCCCGAACTGGCCGCCTGCCACGAACGGGCCATCGTCGAGCCGTACGCACACCTCTGCGTCTCGCGGTCCGTCGCGGACGAACTCCGCGCGGGCTGGGGCCTCGACCCCGCCGTCATCCCCAACGGCGTGGCGTACGAACGGTTCGCGAGCACCGAACCCGCGGCCCGTGCCGCCTGGCGCGCCCGCCTCGGCACGTACGTCTTGACCGTCGGCGGGATCGAACCGCGCAAGGGCTCCCTCGACCTCATCGAGGCCTACGCCCTGCTGCGCGCCGCGCGTCCCGATGTGCGGCTCGTGATCGCGGGCGGCGAGACGCTCTTCGACTACCGCGACTACCGGGCGAGGTGGGAGGCCCGGGCCGCCGCACTCGGCGTCGAGCCGGTCGTCCTAGGCGCCGTACCGGAGTCCGATCTGCCGCCGCTCGTGGCCGCGGCCGACGCCTTCGCGTTCCCCTCCCTCAAGGAGGGCTTCGGACTCGCCGCGATGGAGGCGCTCGCCGCGGGCGTCCCCCTGGTCGTCCGTGATCTGCCCGTCCTGCGCGAGGTCTTCGGATCCGCCGCCCGCTTCGCGGACACGCCGGAGGCCTTCGCCACCGCGCTCGGCCACGCCCTCACCTCGGACGATCCGGTACGCGCCGCCCTTGGCCGGAAGCTGGCCGCCCGCCACACCTGGACCGAGGCGGCCGCACGCCACCTGGCGTTCTACCGGTCGGTTACCGGCGGGTCACACCGTAGGGTCGGTTGACGAACGTCGATCTACGGAAGGGTTCACCACCATGGCGCAGGAAGTACGTGGCGTGATCGCCCCGGGCAAGAACGAACCGGTGCGCGTCGAGACCATCGTCGTGCCGGATCCGGGGCCGGGAGAGGCCGTGGTGAAGATCCAGGCGTGCGGGGTCTGCCACACCGACCTGCACTACAAGCAGGGCGGCATCAACGACGACTTCCCCTTCCTGCTCGGCCACGAGGCGGCCGGGATCGTGGAGTCGGTCGGCGACGGCGTCACGGACGTGGCTCCCGGCGACTTCGTCGTCCTCAACTGGCGTGCGGTGTGCGGACAGTGCCGGGCCTGTCTGCGCGGGCGGCCCTGGTACTGCTTCAACACGCACAACGCCAAGCAGAAGATGACGCTCAAGGACGGCACCGAACTGTCCCCGGCCCTGGGCATCGGCGCCTTCGCGGACAAGACCCTGGTCGCCGCCGGACAGTGCACCAAGGTCGACCCCGCGGTCTCCCCGGCGGTCGCCGGTCTGCTCGGCTGCGGGGTGATGGCGGGCATCGGCGCCGCCATCAACACCGGCAACGTCGGCCGCGGGGACTCCGTCGCCGTCATCGGCTGCGGTGGCGTCGGCAACGCCGCGATCGCCGGAGCCCGGCTGGCCGGCGCCGCGAAGATCATCGCCGTCGACATCGACGACCGGAAGCTCACCACCGCCTCGAAGCTCGGCGCGACCCACACCGTCAACTCCACCTCGACCGACCCCGTCGAGGCGATCCAGGGACTCACCGGCGGCTTCGGCGCCGATGTCGTCATCGACGCGGTCGGCCGCCCGGAGACGTACCGGCAGGCCTTCTACGCCCGCGACCTCGCCGGCACGGTCGTCCTCGTCGGCGTACCCACCCCCGAGATGAAGCTCGAACTGCCGCTCCTCGACGTCTTCGGACGCGGCGGCGCCCTCAAGTCGTCCTGGTACGGCGACTGCCTGCCCTCCCGCGACTTCCCGATGCTCATCGACCTGCACCTCCAGGGGCGGCTGGACCTGGACGCGTTCGTGAGCGAGACGATCGCCCTCGACGGGATCGAGGCCGCCTTCGAGCGGATGCACCACGGTGACGTGCTGCGTTCGGTGGTGGTGCTGTGATGGGCGCCCGGATCGAGCACCTCGTCACCTCGGGCACGTTCTCGCTCGACGGCGGCACCTGGGACGTCGAGAACAACGTGTGGATCGTCGGCGACGACCACGAGGCGATCGTCATCGACGCCGCGCACGACGCCGACGCCATCGCCGCGGCGGTGGGCGACCGGCGGCTGCTGGCCATCGTGTGCACCCACGCCCACAACGACCACATCGACGCCGCGCCCGCCCTCGCCGAGCGCACCGGCGCCACGATCTGGCTCCACCCCGACGATCTGCAGCTGTGGAAGCAGACCCACCCCGACCGGCTCCCCGACGCCTGGCTGCAGGACGGGCAGGTGATCGAGGCGGCCGGCGCGGACCTGACCGTCCTGCACACGCCCGGTCACGCCCCGGGCGCGGTCTGCCTCTACGACCCGGGCCTGGGCGCCGTCTTCACCGGTGACACGCTGTTCCAGGGCGGGCCCGGAGCCACCGGGCGCTCCTTCTCCCACTTCCCGACGATCGTCGAGTCGATCCGGGAGCGCCTGCTCACCCTCCCGGCCGACACGGTCGTGCGCACCGGGCACGGGGACTCGACCACGATCGGTGCCGAGGCCCCGCATCTGGAGGAGTGGATCAAGCGCGGTCACTGACCGGGCCGGGCCCGTCGCGACACACCACGAATCACGACAGGAGATGTCCGGCTTCCGAGGGACTCTCGTGGGGACACACGGGCGAAGGCAGCCCGTGAACGCCACGAGCACGGAGGTCGGACATGCCAGGGCCGTTGGACGGCAGGGTCGCGCTGGTCGCGGGAGCGACCCGCGGAGCGGGCCGAGGAATCGCGGTGGAGCTCGGCGCGGCCGGCGCCATCGTCTACGTCACCGGACGCAGCACGCGCGAACGGCGTTCCGAGTACGATCGCCCCGAGACGATCGAGGACACGGCGGACCTGGTCACCGCGGCCGGAGGCGTCGGCATCGCGGTGCCCACCGACCATCTGGTCCCCGCCGAGGTCGAGGCCCTGGTCGCCCGCATCGCGGACGAACAGCGCCGCCTCGACGTCCTCGTCAACGACGTCTGGGGCGGCGAGAAACACTTCGAGTGGGACACCCCGCTCTGGGAGACCGACCTCGACCAGGGCCTTCGGCTGCTGCGCCGGGCCGTCGAGACGCACGCGATCACCAGCCACCACGCACTGCCCCTGCTGCTGCGCACCCCCGGCGGCCTCGTCGTCGAGATGACCGACGGCACCGCCGAGTACAACCAGGACACCTACCGGGTCTCCTTCTTCTACGACCTAGCCAAGGCGTCCGTCCTGCGCATGGCG is a window of Streptomyces sp. NBC_00271 DNA encoding:
- a CDS encoding carbon-nitrogen hydrolase family protein, producing MSTLRMAAVAAEFGRDLEEDFAVVERLIKEARTAGVRLLALPEACLGGYLLSLDDSASDEGPPALALDGPEIRRLAALAGELTVVAGYCEADGDARYNSVVCVNGDGVLGNHRKVHQPLGEDASYASGDRFHAFDTPVGRIGMMICYDKAFPESARALALDGAEIGVCVSAWPGSRTNAATELADDRWKRRFDLFDRARALENQIVWISANQAGTFGSLRFVGSAKVVDPGGEILADTGVEAGLAIAELDVTQALETARRSMGHLRDRRPDTYTYAGAVST
- a CDS encoding carbon-nitrogen hydrolase family protein, which produces MSAVRIAAAAAHFGRDLEFDLARIAKIIDDARGSGAGLLVLPDAALGGYLADLRHPDPEALPPALKPDDPLILQVARLAAEMVVCVGYCEDGGDERYNAAVCVSGDGVLGRHRKVHLPAGEVAAYAPGDRFDAFDTPVGRIGMLIDYDKTFPESARSLALDGAEILACLSAWPTSITNRAPRMAQDRQAKLFDLYDQARAAENQVVLASSNQTGAMGGMRFLGQSKVVGPGGDILARTWAKAGLAVAEIDIAAEIDRARRVLRHLDERRPAAYR
- a CDS encoding MSMEG_0565 family glycosyltransferase, producing MKIALLSYSTRPRGGVVHTLALAEALAAAGEDVTVWSLGRGGDRGFFREVDDEVRVRIVPFPDGPREETVGARILRSIATLRAAFAPCAAAYDIVHAQDCISANAAGPCVRTVHHLDHFTTPELAACHERAIVEPYAHLCVSRSVADELRAGWGLDPAVIPNGVAYERFASTEPAARAAWRARLGTYVLTVGGIEPRKGSLDLIEAYALLRAARPDVRLVIAGGETLFDYRDYRARWEARAAALGVEPVVLGAVPESDLPPLVAAADAFAFPSLKEGFGLAAMEALAAGVPLVVRDLPVLREVFGSAARFADTPEAFATALGHALTSDDPVRAALGRKLAARHTWTEAAARHLAFYRSVTGGSHRRVG
- a CDS encoding S-(hydroxymethyl)mycothiol dehydrogenase, which produces MAQEVRGVIAPGKNEPVRVETIVVPDPGPGEAVVKIQACGVCHTDLHYKQGGINDDFPFLLGHEAAGIVESVGDGVTDVAPGDFVVLNWRAVCGQCRACLRGRPWYCFNTHNAKQKMTLKDGTELSPALGIGAFADKTLVAAGQCTKVDPAVSPAVAGLLGCGVMAGIGAAINTGNVGRGDSVAVIGCGGVGNAAIAGARLAGAAKIIAVDIDDRKLTTASKLGATHTVNSTSTDPVEAIQGLTGGFGADVVIDAVGRPETYRQAFYARDLAGTVVLVGVPTPEMKLELPLLDVFGRGGALKSSWYGDCLPSRDFPMLIDLHLQGRLDLDAFVSETIALDGIEAAFERMHHGDVLRSVVVL
- a CDS encoding MBL fold metallo-hydrolase; translated protein: MGARIEHLVTSGTFSLDGGTWDVENNVWIVGDDHEAIVIDAAHDADAIAAAVGDRRLLAIVCTHAHNDHIDAAPALAERTGATIWLHPDDLQLWKQTHPDRLPDAWLQDGQVIEAAGADLTVLHTPGHAPGAVCLYDPGLGAVFTGDTLFQGGPGATGRSFSHFPTIVESIRERLLTLPADTVVRTGHGDSTTIGAEAPHLEEWIKRGH
- a CDS encoding SDR family oxidoreductase, which gives rise to MPGPLDGRVALVAGATRGAGRGIAVELGAAGAIVYVTGRSTRERRSEYDRPETIEDTADLVTAAGGVGIAVPTDHLVPAEVEALVARIADEQRRLDVLVNDVWGGEKHFEWDTPLWETDLDQGLRLLRRAVETHAITSHHALPLLLRTPGGLVVEMTDGTAEYNQDTYRVSFFYDLAKASVLRMAFSLGHELGPRGATALALTPGWLRSEMMLDNFDVSEENWRDALERVPHFAISETPFYVGRAVAALAADPDVARWNGRSLSSGQLAQEYGFTDRDGSRPDAWRYLVEVQDAGRPADVAGYR